The proteins below come from a single Notamacropus eugenii isolate mMacEug1 chromosome 7, mMacEug1.pri_v2, whole genome shotgun sequence genomic window:
- the DUOXA2 gene encoding dual oxidase maturation factor 2: MTLFNGILPFYPQFRHAAGFNVPLLVVILVFLSLAASFLLILPGIRGHSRWFWCTRILLSLFIGTEIVAVHFSGDWYVGQVKTKTSYKAFTSAQVSADIGLQIGLAGVNITLTGTPVHQLNETIDYNEKFSWRFGDNYAEEYDKALLKGLPNPVLYLAEKFTPASPCGVHHQYRLAGHYASATLWVAFCFWLLSNALLSMPAPLYGGFSLLIAGAFVFFSIFSFLTISTVPLCRIRLGSEFLTLYYGAAFWTTVATGFLCLLLGGMVVYLHYRHPRALRIFLDLSDDQVVQTKSMTPQFYRNPLHLPRECQPATPDIQLSLRL, encoded by the exons ATGACCTTGTTCAATGGCATACTGCCTTTTTATCCCCAATTCCGTCATGCCGCCGGCTTCAACGTTCCCCTCTTAGTGGTCATTCTGGTATTCCTGTCTTTGGCTGCCAGTTTCCTACTCATTCTTCCAGGAATCCGCGGTCACTCG CGCTGGTTCTGGTGTACTAGAATCCTCCTCAGTCTGTTTATTGGAACGGAAATTGTAG CTGTCCATTTCAGCGGGGACTGGTACGTGGGCCAAGTAAAAACTAAGACTTCCTACAAGGCTTTCACCTCTGCCCAAGTCAGTGCAGATATCGGACTGCAGATTGGACTAGCAGGAGTCAACATCACGCTCACAG GGACCCCAGTGCACCAGCTGAACGAGACTATCGACTATAACGAGAAGTTCAGCTGGAGGTTTGGAGATAATTATGCTGAGGAGTACGACAAGGCGCTGCTGAAGGGGCTACCTAACCCTGTGCTCTACCTAGCGGAGAAATTCACCCCGGCCAGTCCCTGCGGTGTGCATCACCAGTACCGGCTGGCTGGACACTACGCTTCGGCTACACTCTG GGTGGCattttgtttctggctgctttccAACGCGCTGCTCTCCATGCCCGCCCCACTTTACGGAGGGTTCTCGCTGCTGATCGCGGGAGCCTTTGtattcttctccatcttctccttcctTACCATCTCCACTGTGCCCCTATGCCGGATTCGCTTAGGCTCAGAATTCCTCACCCTCTACTATGGGGCTGCCTTCTGGACCACGGTGGCCACAG GTTTCCTATGCCTGCTCCTAGGAGGAATGGTGGTGTATCTACACTACAGACATCCCAGAGCTCTTCGCATTTTTCTGGACCTGAGTGATGACCAGGTAGTTCAAACGAAAAGCATGACGCCCCAGTTCTACAGGAATCCGCTTCACCTGCCCCGGGAATGCCAACCGGCGACCCCAGACATACAACTGTCTCTTCGCTTGTAG